TGTAGGGTAAGTTGAACCGGGCCCTACAGTGTAAGTTGAACCGGGCTCTGCGGGGTAAGTTGAACTGGGCTCTGTAGGGTAAGTTGAACTCGGTTCTGCGGGGTAAGTTGAACCGAGCTCTATAGGGTAAGTTGAACTGGGCTCTGTAGGGTAAGTTGAACCGGGCTCTGCGGGGTAAGTTGAACTGGGCTCTGTGGGGTAAGTTGAACCGGGTTCTGTGGGGTAAGTTGAACCGGGCTCTATAGGGTAAGTTGATCCGGGCCCTGCAGAGTAAGTTGAACCGGGCTCTGCAGGGTAAGTTGAACCGGGCTCTACAGGGTAAGTTGAACCGGGCTCTACAGGGTAAGTTGAACGGGGTTCTGCGGGGTAAGTTGAACCGGGCTCTACAGGGTAAGTTGAACCGGGCTCTACAGGGTAAGTTGAACCGGGTTCTGCGGGGTAAGTTGACCCCTGCTCCCATAAAAAACAATGGCaagaaaattatgcaaaatgataTTTCAAAATTAAtgaacactttttaaaatattttttacagtcTTTTCCAATCCTCAGACACTAAATCTAGTGGTTTAACTTACCCCAAGACCTGGCTCAACTGCCCCTGCAGCTGGGCTAAGTTGaaccaaaatactttttatttagaacACCATGTCTCTTAAATGATGTGTCAGAGAGTGCTTTTATTAAGGTGAACTCTGGTGGTCACACAGAATGAAGCAAACTGACCAGGGGCAGATaattcagattcaaatattttattagAAAATATAAAGAGCAGTGCATTCTTTATTtgctttaataatatttttctgaGTCTTTTCTGAGTTGAGTTTCCATGCTACAGTTTGTACAGTACAGGTGATAAAGAGAGCTTCAGTAAATATGAATGTGTAATATTCAAATGCCCCAAAGGAGTTTTTCAtgtaaaacacagacaactctTCAAAGCTGAAATAAGGAAGTTGAAATgcagagtggcagagtggttagcattcatgcctcacagcaagaaggttccaggtttgatTTAGTCCCACAACatcatttagtcctggctaGTTCTTGagtccctggtttagaactggtttagtcctggttcagacctggtttagtcctggttcagacctagtttagtcctggtttagtcctggtttagacctggtttagtcctggttcagacctggtttagtcctgctttagacctggtttagtgctgctttagtcctggtttagacctggtttggtcctagtttagtcctgtttggtcctggtttggtcattgtttagtcctggttttgtcctggttaagtgcctagtttagtccttgtttggtcctggtttggtcctggtttggtcctggtttggtcctggtttggtcctggtttagacctggtttagtcctggtttgattctggtttggtcctggtttagtccttgtttggtcctggttaagtgcctggtttagtccttgtttggttttggtttggtcctggtttggtcctggtttagtcctggttttgtcctggttaagtgcctggtttagtccttgtttggttctggttaagtgcctggtttagtcctggttttgtcctggttaagtgcctggtttagtccttgtttggtcctagtttggtcctggtttagtcctgctttagtcctgctttagacctggtttagtcctggttttgtcctggttaagtgcctggtttagtccttgtttggtcctggtttggttctgattaagtgcctggtttagtcctggttttgtcctggttaagtgcctggtttagtccttgtttggtcctggtttggtcctggtttggtcctggtttagtcctgctttagtcctgctttagacctggtttagtcctgctttagtcctggtaacAACAACAAAGAAAGCTTGAAGTTCAGTTGAGGAAATTATCCAATAAGAATCCTTgataaaaataatcaaagttTATTCAGAGCGTAAACATGTTTGCGATGGTGACACTTCAGAGTTGTACTGGTGGTGCGTTCACTGTCTGGCCCGGTGCTGGACTCTCCATGCTGCATTCACTTGCCCACTTCATCCATGACTTTGCGGTTGATCAGGGCTTGTTCCCTCTGGCTCTCTAGCTTGGCCATGTGGATCATGTTCCGCAGCAGGTGGAAAGTGAGATCTATGGAGAGAGGAGGCTCGTTTCTTCTGCTCTTCCCTAGGCCCTCCCTGAATGCCTCGCCGCTGTCCCCAGTCTCCAGAGCGGCACTGGGGGGTCCCGGGGCCAGCAAACGCACCATGGGGGGGTACTGCCTCTTGTTCAGCAGTCGGAGCAGGTGGAGGGCGAGTGGGGAGTCCAGGACAGAAAGGAgtaaggggggagaggaggaggagtaagagaggggagcggaggacagagagagaggagaggagacgaggatggaagagacgaggaagaggagcaagGAGGCAGGCTTCATCCTGAAAAACAGCAAAAGGGAAGTCAGACTTTAACCAAATAATACATCTAAAACAGATCAGCTTTCTATTGTTGTTTTAGATTGTagaatatgatgatgtcatacaaCCTGGTGGTGAATTCAGATGTTTAAAGAGATTCTACCATGTTCTAACATTGCTCCCTCAAAAgcatgcttgaagaggtttcagatgtcatccatgcatgtttgagtcatttaaaaattcaccataaatatacaaaaacatgatacaaaactgtacacagcaacttgacaaacctgatgtgaggtagtagtagtttcattagtgggacaGTTGTGGCTACCATTCTGTGCCACATCGACagtgatgtgacgttcatgAACGAGTCaggtcttttgaatggttccttaaAGGGTGTATATTACACTAgagtgactcttgtagctttaagccatgttctaatgttttgtcctcaaaaacagacctggagttgtgttttgtttcatttacacatgtttgagtaacatgtaacatgaaacaaaatgaaacattattagtctgtctacatctacaaagctcaaaatgctctgttccaccttgtgatgtcatgaagtggtagtttttaagttaacagctcctttacctttagttcagtagagataggaaattccagggctgaaatgatccacatgattctagtgaaggtgtatgtagtttaaaaacacagtggagcacttcctgtattaccacatgatgacatcacaaagtggagtgttttctgtttgaaagaagaactcagcctaaatctgcagggtttgtgtgttaaatgtgtgaatttcactccaggtctgtttttatgaggaaacaacatttgaacacatcagaaaacagtgaaATTTAGACTTTTAACGTGAACGGTTGGAACTAGATCTTATTTGTGAAAAGAGCCAAATATTTTTTATCCAAGTTTATATGTAACtgacactgaaccaacacaagcaTCAGCACAGAAGCGGAGCAGGTGACACGAGTGAGGCTTTGTGCACAAGAAATACATTTGgcagttatattttttttaagtattattattatagtgcaaTGTTTTAGTTAGAATATGGTGCAAAGagtaaactcactcccacttTCATTGTGAGTCATGTACAGTCCTAGCCTTGGACATTTCCCTCTGtgattagccttaataaaatgattggcttctgtcatttaGGCCTAATTACAGATAAAAGAGCCATTCATACAACAATACATTTCTCGCTTCTTTTTTTAACCACCATTCTGTGCGTAAAAGCGCATGGAGTTTCCAGGTAACAGGCTCCGTTCATTTACGCACAAAACGAAATCTATCTAATAAATGTCGTAAAATAATCTAAACACAAAGGCTggaaatgtaatttaaaagtttaaaagtttgaaagctcattTGTTCCGTTTGTAATGATCCCTCTTCACGCGTAAAAGCGCACACCTGCACCACCGTCCACAGCCCACAGTGTGCTCCACTGCGGTCATTGCCTAAAAGGAGCGCAGACtgctacaaaaaacaaacgcaTGA
This sequence is a window from Periophthalmus magnuspinnatus isolate fPerMag1 chromosome 24, fPerMag1.2.pri, whole genome shotgun sequence. Protein-coding genes within it:
- the uts1 gene encoding urotensin 1 yields the protein MKPASLLLFLVSSILVSSPLSLSSAPLSYSSSSPPLLLSVLDSPLALHLLRLLNKRQYPPMVRLLAPGPPSAALETGDSGEAFREGLGKSRRNEPPLSIDLTFHLLRNMIHMAKLESQREQALINRKVMDEVGK